Proteins encoded within one genomic window of Brassica rapa cultivar Chiifu-401-42 chromosome A09, CAAS_Brap_v3.01, whole genome shotgun sequence:
- the LOC103839480 gene encoding uncharacterized protein At4g22758, translated as MVYNKQKKAHKSKINKFLVSISFIGSAGPIRFVVKEDETVSHVIEYALKCYAREGRLPLLGSDSSYFLLYCPYCAAEAFNPCGKIGSIGSRNFVLSKKSDAQSLGDSVGTTTRKISGRWKAWLNKSLGLMDPSH; from the exons atGGTGTATAACAAGCAGAAGAAAGCCCATAAATCTAAGATAAACAAATTCCTCGTTAGCATCAGTTTCATAGGAAGTGCTGGACCCATTCGTTTTGTTGTCAAAGAAGATGAAACTGTTTCACACGTGATTGAGTATGCTCTCAAATGCTACGCCCGTGAAGGCAGGCTTCCACTTCTCGGATCAGATTCCAGCTATTTCCTACTTTACTGTCCTTACTGTGCAGCTGAAG CATTCAATCCATGTGGTAAAATCGGGTCAATCGGATCGAGGAACTTCGTTTTGTCTAAGAAGTCAGATGCTCAAAGCCTTGGAGACTCCGTGGGCACAACAACTAGGAAGATCTCTGGGAGGTGGAAGGCTTGGCTCAACAAGTCTCTTGGCCTTATGGATCCTTCTCATTAA
- the LOC103839481 gene encoding protein C2-DOMAIN ABA-RELATED 10: protein MDQKPLGLLTIHVKRGINLAIRDHRSSDPYVVITVAEQTLKTRVIKKNCNPVWNEEMTVAIKDPNVPIRLTVFDWDKFTGDDKMGDANIDIQPYLDALKMGMELLRLPNGCAIKRVQPSRLNCLSDESSIVWNNGKITQDMILRLNNVECGEIEIMLEWHEGAGCRGVTSSSKGGVSSST, encoded by the exons ATGGATCAAAAGCCTCTCGGATTGCTAACGATTCACGTCAAAAGAGGTATCAATCTCGCCATTCGCGACCACAGAAGCAGCGATCCTTATGTTGTCATCACCGTCGCCGAACAG ACATTGAAAACACGTGTGATAAAGAAAAACTGCAATCCAGTATGGAATGAAGAAATGACTGTTGCAATCAAAGATCCCAATGTCCCTATCCGCTTG ACAGTGTTTGACTGGGACAAGTTCACTGGAGACGACAAAATGGGAGATGCAAACATAGACATTCAACCATACTTAGATGCTCTCAAAATGGGGATGGAGCTTCTTAGGCTTCCTAATGGATGTGCTATCAAGAGGGTTCAGCCATCGAGGCTGAATTGTTTATCAGATGAAAGTAGCATTGTTTGGAACAATGGTAAGATCACGCAAGACATGATCCTGAGGCTTAACAATGTCGAGTGCGGGGAGATTGAGATCATGCTTGAATGGCATGAAGGTGCTGGTTGCAGAGGTGTCACTTCCTCTTCCAAAGGAGGAGTCTCTTCCTCTACCTAA